A segment of the Micromonospora sediminicola genome:
GTCTGGCCTGTTACGTCGACGGTGACGGGCGTCGGCAGCAGCTCTGCGGCGCGTGGCGGGCCACGGCGTTGCGGGCGGCCCTCGACCGCCTGGCGGCGGAGCGGGGCGGCACTGTCGACGGCGCGCCGGTACGCGGGTTGCTGGCCGGTGTCGCGGTCCGTGAGGTGGCGTGGACCGGCTCGGGACCGCCGCCCTGGTTCGACTGCGACACTGACGAGGACGTACGCCGGGCCGAGGAGTGGACGAGATGACGGTGTTGGACGACTGGGTCACCGCGGCCTGCGCCGAGCTGGACCTGGATCCGGCCGAGGTGCCGGTGTCGAGCGTGCTCGACGTCGCCCGGGACGTGGCGCACCAGGTGCTCCGGCCGGGGGCGCCGGTCACCGCGTACCTGCTGGGGGTGGCCGTGGGACGCGGCGCGGACCCGGCCGCGGCGGCCGCGCGGCTCAGCGCGCTGGCCGGTTCCTGGCCGGTGGAACTGGACGGGACCGTACCGGCGGAGTAGCCGTGCTCGGGCGCGGTTCGACGCCCACCGCCCATGGGTAGGGTGGCGGGAACGGACGGAGGCGATCATGACGGCAGACCACCCCTCGGCGCCGGTCGACCAGCCTTCCGGCGGTACGCCGGAGCAGCACGAGTCGATCCTGCTCGACGAGCCGACCACGGCCGATCTGCGGGCCAAGGTGACCGAGGCCTGGCGGGAGTTCGCCCGGGCGCTGGCCGACCGGCTGCGCGGGCTGCCCGCCGGCGGGCACCTGGAGGTCACGCTCGACCCGACCGCCTCCGGCACCGGCGACGCCGTCTACTCGGTCAGCGCGGACGTCGGCGAGGAGGGTCGCCTGTCCGCCCGGGCGGTCGGCAACGCCACCCTGCCGCAGGGCTACCGGCTGGACCGGGCCGCGGTGGCCGACATGGTCGCGCTGGGTTGGTCGCCGCCCGGGGTGGTGCCCGGTTCCGGCGAGCAGTTCGGCCTGGACTGCGGCGTCGACGAGGCGACCCGGCTGTCCGCCGTGCTCTCCCGCACGCTGCGCGACGTCTACGGCGCCCCGCACCCCGCCTTCCTGGTCTACCTGGTGCACGACGCCGAGGGCGAGCCGCTGCCGGTGGAGCCGCTGGGCACGGCCCGCAGCGAGTTCGGCCCGGACCGGGACGTCGAGGCGGACCTGGACGAGGCGCTGGCGGCCGCGGCGGCGGCCCAGGCCGGCGAGAACGACGTGCTGGCGCTGGAGGAGCGGGTCCGGACCGTCGTGTCGACGATGCTGAAGTCGAACTCCGACCAGGTCCAGGTCGACTCCGACGGGGACATCAACATCCGGGCCGGCTCGGCGATGGTCTTCGTGCGGGTACGCGACAACCCGCCGCTGGTCGACGTCTTCTCCCCGGTGCTGACCGAGGTGGAGCCGACCGAGCGGCTCTACGTGAAGCTCTCCGAGCTGACCAACCGGATGCCGATCGGCCGGCTCTACTGCGCCGACGACACGGTCTGGGCGTCGATCCCGGTCTTCGGCCGCAACTTCCAGGCCACCCACCTGATGCTGGCGGTGCAGGTGATGACCGGTCTGGCCGACGAGTTGGACGACCGGCTGCACGGCGAGTTCGGCGGCAAGCGTTTCTTCGGCGAGGGCGACAAGCCGGCGCGGGCGGAGGAGCACCGCACCGGCATGTACCTCTGAGCGCGGTCAGCGCACGTCGAGCAGCGTCTTGCCCACTGTTTCCCGGGCCTCGATCGCGGCGTGCGCGGCGGCGGCCCGGGCCAACGGGAAGCGCTGCCCGATCAGCGGCCGCAGCCGCCCGGCCGCGCCCTCGGCGAGCGCCGCCTCGGTGAGGGCGCGCAGCTCGTCCGGGCCGGGCCGGGGGCTCAGCAGCGTCACCCCGCGTGCGGCGGCGGACTCGGCCGGGATGTCCGCCCAGGCGCCGCCGGCCAGTCCGAAGCTGAGCATCCGCCCGCCGCGGTCCAGCAGGTCGAACGCCTGCCGGGCGAGCGGCCCGCCCACGCCGTCGAACACCACGTCGACGGCGCCCACGGCGTCCCGGACCCGGTCGGTCCAGCCGGCCTGCCGGTAGTCGACGACCACGTCGAGGCCGGCGGCGCGGAGCACGTCCACCTTGCGGGCGCCGCCGGCGGCGGCCACCACCGTGGCGCCGGCGGTCGCCGCCAGTTGAGTGAGCAGCGATCCGACGCCCCCGGCCGCCGCCTCGACCAGGACCCGGTCGCCCCGCCGCAGCCCGGCCGCCCCGGCCAGCATCAGGGCGGTCCGGCCGTCGGCCATCAGCGCCACCGCCGCGTCGAGCGCCAACCCCGGGGGTACGGGGACCGGCGCGCTCCGGTCGACCACGACGCGTTCGGCGTACCCGCCGGTGCCGCCGGTGGCGGTGACCACGACGCGGCCGGCGAGCGCCGGGTCGACGCCCGCTCCCAGCGCGGTGATCGTGCCGCCGACCCCGTTGCCGGGGATCACCGGCAGTTCGGCGCCGAACGGCCCGAAGCCGCTGGCCCGGAACATCGTCTCGACGAACGTGATGTTGGCGTGTGCCACGTCGACGAGCACCTGCCCCGGTCCGGGTGCCGGGTCGGGTGCCGTCCCGGGCACGAGCACCTCGGGTCCGCCGAACTCCCGCAGCCACACCGCACGCATACCGCCCCCTCGCTTCGAGCCGGTCACCAGTGCACGACATGAAGCGAGGTTGAGGTCAAGGCGTGGAGGGTCCGACGCCGGGGGACTCGACCAGCCGGGACAGCACGATGGTGCTGCGGGACGAGGTGACGAACGACTCGGCCCGGAGTCGTTCCAGGGCCTCCTCCAGGTGGGAGATGTCGGCGGCGCGCAGGTGCACCAGCGCGTCCGCCTCGCCGGAGACGGTGTAGGCGCCGACCACCTCGGGGTGCCGGCGGGCGGCGGCGCCGATCTGCGCCGGGGTGGTCCGGCCGGCGCAGAACAGCTCGACGAACGCCTCGGTGGTCCACCCGACGGCGGCCGGGTCGACGACGGCGGTGAATCCGCGGATGACCCCGGTCGCGCGGAGCCGGTCGACGCGTCGCTTGACGGCGGGGGCGGAGAGTGACACCCGGGTGCCGATGTCCGCGTACGAGGCGCGGGCGTCCGCCACGAGCAACGCAATGATTCGCTGGTCGACCGCGTCTATCTGCAACGTTCCGCCTCTGGGAAGCAATGGTTGTGGCTGTTACCAAAGTTCTACCGTACCTACTCTTGGTGACCGTGAACCAGCAGCGAGTCTCGCGAAAGCGGACATATCTCATGTGCTCGCCCGAGCACTTCGCGGTCGAGTACGCGATCAACCCGTGGATGGACGTGACCACGGCGGTCGACGCCGACCTGGCGGTCAAGCAGTGGGACCGGCTGCGCGAGACGCTGGTCGGGCTCGGTCACGAGGTGCACCTGCTGACGCCGGAGGCCGGCCTGCCGGACATGGTCTTCGCGGCCAACGGGGCGTTCGTGGTCGACGGCACGGTCTACGGCGCCCAGTTCAAGCACGAGCAGCGGGCCGCCGAGGCCGCCGCGCACCGGGCGTTCTACGAGGAGCGGGGCTGGCGGTTCATCGCGCCGAGCGAGACCAACGAGGGCGAGGGCGACTTCGCGTACCTGCCGGAGGCGCACGGCGGGCTGGTCCTGGCCGGCCACGGCTTCCGGACCGAGCCGGCCGCGCACGCCGAGGCGCAGGAGGCGCTCGGCCGCCCGGTGGTCTCGCTGCGCCTGGTCGACCCGCGCTTCTACCACCTGGACGTGGCGCTCGCCTCGATCGACGACGAGAACATCGTCTACTACCCGGGCGCCTTCTCCGCGGCCAGCCAGCGGGTGCTGACCCAGCTGTTCCCCGACGCGGTCGTGGCGGACGACGAGGACGCCCTGGCCTTCGGCCTGAACCTGGTCAGCGACGGGCTCAACGTGGTGCTGAACAACGAGGCGACCCGGCTGGCCGGCAAGCTGAAGGCGGCCGGCTACCACCCGGTGCCGGTGGAGCTGGCCGAGCTGAAGAAGGGTGGCGGCAGCGTGAAGTGCTGCATCGCCGAGCTGCGGCACTGACCGCCGCACGCACGAAGGGCGGCCTCCCCCCGGGAGGCCGCCCTTTCTCGCGTGTCAGCCGAGCGTCGCCAGCTCGTTGATCACCACGTTGGAGAGCATCCGACCGTCGAGCTGGACCTTGCGCAGGTACCACTTCTGCTGCGGGGTACGCGGCTGGTTGAACTGCCAGGAGCCGCGCGGGCTGTCGACCTGGCCGATCTTGCCGAGCGCCAGGTTGACCTGCTGCGGGGACGGGTCCCGGCCGACCAGCCGGATCGCCTTGTCGAGGACCAGCGCGGCGTCGTACGAGGCCATCGCGTAGGTGGTCGGGGAGGCGTTGAACGTCTTGCGGTACGCGGAGGCGAACACCCGGTTCGCGGTGTTGTTCAGGTCGGCCGAGTAGTTCAGCGCGGTCTCGATGCCGAACTTCTCGATCAGCTGCCGGTCGCGGCCCTTCTCGCCGTCGTCGAGCTGGTCCAGGACGGTGCCCTCGGTCAGGAACCCGGGCGCGTAGACCGGCCCCCGGTAGCCCTCGTCGTAGAGCTGCTTGACGAACTGCACCGCCTGCGGGCCGGAGTAGTGGCAGAAGACCGCGTCCGGATTGCGCTCCAGCGCCTTGCGGATCGGGCCGGAGTAGGCCCGCTTGCTCGGGGTGGCGTAGTCGGGCGTGTAGATCGGGTCCTCGGTGAGGCGCCGGCCCTGCTCGTAGCCGCGCCGGAAGCCGGCGACGACGTCCTGGCTGCCGGGGCCCTGGGTGCCGAAGACGGCGATCGTGCTGGACGCGTCCAGGTTCTGCCGCAGGTACTGCCCGAGCGCCACGCCCGGCTCGTCGAGCACGTAGGAGGTGCGCCAGATGTAGACGACGCCCTGCAACGTGGCGGGGGAGGCGTTGGAGCCGATGAGCGGCACCCGGGCCTGCTCGACGGTGTCCCTGATGCCGGTCATGACGACCGGGTCGACCACGCCGGTGAGCGCGAGCACGCCCTCCTTGAGCAGCCGGTCGACGGCGGCCTTGCCGGTCGCGGCGCTGTTGCCCTCCTCGGCCGGCACCAGCGTGACCGGGTGGCCGCCGAGCTGCTGGGAGTGCAGGCTGAGGAAGAGCTGGAAGCCGTTGGTGATCTCTTCGCCGATGACCTTGTTCGGGCCACCGCCGGGCACGATCAGACCGATCTTGATCGGGCTGCCGGCCGGGGCCTGCTCCGTGGTGTCGTCACCGGAACCGCAGCCCGCCGCGAGCCCGGTGGTGCCCAGTGCGGCCAGCAGTTGCAGCGCCCGCCTGCGGTTCATCTGTGCCACCGAAATTCCTTCCCGACGGGGTGGCCATGATGCACACCCCTCCGGCGTTCTACCTGGTCGGCAACGCTGCGTCAATGCCCGGATGATCATTGTGAAGGGACCGCAACGCCGCGACCACCTGCGGCCACGCCGCGGAGTCCGGCGCGATCAACCCGAAATGTTCGCATTCCGGCAGCTCAACCAGCGCGGCGTCGCCTCCGGCGGCCCGGTCTGCGGCCACCCAGGCGCGGCTGATCGCGACCGGGACCTGACGGTCGAGAAGACCATGCATGACTACGGTGCGTGTCCGGACCGGCACCAACGCCGATGGATCCGCCTCGGCGTACCGATCCGGCACGTCCGCCGGGCCGCCGCCCAGCAGCGCGGCCACCGCGCCGTCGTCCAGGTCCAGCCGGTACGCCTCGGCGAGGTCCGCGACCGGCGCCAGCGCGAGCACGCCGCCGACCGTCTCCGGGGCGCGTCCGGCCACGTACAGCGCCAGGTGCCCACCGGCCGAGTGACCGACCAGGATGGGCGGGCCGGGCGCCACCCGGCCGGGCAGCGCGGCGGCGGCCAGCGCCGGCAGGGCGGCGACCCCGGTGCGCACGTCGGTGAGCGTGTGCGGCCATCCGCCGTCCGGCTGGCCGGTCCGGCGGTATTCGATCTGGGCGACCGGATGGCCGAGCGCGGCCAGCGCCGCCGCCATCGGGCCGGTGTGGGCACGGTCGTACCCGGCCCGCCAGAAGCCGCCGTGCACCACGACCACCAGCGGACGGGCGGGCCCGTCGCCGGCCGGTCGGCGCAGGTCGGCGCACTGGTCCGGGTGGTCGCCGTAGGCGACGGTCGCGTCCGGCGGGGGAGCCGGCCGGGTCAGCACGTCGCGCGGGTCGCTGGACATGCGGCGACGGTAGCCTGCCCCCGGTCCGGGCGCGTGCGCGTGGTCGGGGTGGGTAAAGATGGGTGCCATGACCGAAGCGCACTCCGCCGGACACGACGACGAACAGGGCAACGATGGCATCCCCGGCACCGTGGTGGTGGTCGGGCCGGACGGCCGCCCGGTCGGCACGGTGCAGACCGACGAGGGCAAGGGCGAGGACCCGACCCGTCTGGTCGAGCAGCCGGCCAAGGTGATGCGGATCGGCAGCATGATCAAGCAGCTGTTGGAGGAGGTGAAGGCCGCCCCGCTGGACGACGCCAGCCGGCACCGCATGCGGGAGATCCACGAGCGCTCGATCGTCGAGCTGAAGGAGGGCCTGGCCCCCGAGCTGCGCGAGGAGCTGGAGCGGATCTCGCTGCCGTTCACCGAGCAGCAGGCGCCCAGCGAGAGCGAGCTGCGCATCGCCCACGCCCAGCTGGTGGGCTGGCTCGAGGGGCTGTTCCACGGCATCCAGGCCGCGCTGGTGGCCCAGCAGATGGCCGCCCGGGTGCAGCTCGAGCAGATGCGGTCCGGCCGGCAGGCGCTGCCCAGCGGCCCCGGCGGGATGATCCCCGGCATGCCGGGGATGCCCGGCACCAACGAGGGCCACGCGCCCGGCCAGTACCTGTGACCCGTCGGCCGGGGCGCGTCACGCGCCCCGGCCGGTCAGTCCACCCCGAAGACCTCCTCCAGGTACGCGGCGACCCCGTCGTCGGTGTTCGCCCCGGTCACCTCGTGCGCGATCTCCAGCACGGCCGGGTGGGCGTTGGCCACGGCCACCGCCCGGCCGGCCCAGGTCAGCATGGGCACGTCGTTGGGCATGTCGCCGAAGGCCAGCACGTCCCGCTCGTCGATGCCCAGGCGGGCCGCGTACCAGGCCAGGCCGGCCGCCTTGGTCACGCCGGCGGCGGAGATCTCGATCAGCCCGCTGTAGGACGAGTGGGTCGCCTCGGCCAGCCCCTCCAGCGCGCCGGCCACCACTCGGACGAACAGGTCCGGATCCTGCTCACCGGCGCGGACCAGCAGCTTCACCGCCGGCGCGGCGAGCAGTTCCTCGGGCGACTCGATTGCCCGGATCGCCTCCGCGTCGGCGTCCCAGCGCAGCGGGTAGTGCGCCTCGTGCCGCATCTGCCGGCTGTCCACGATCTCCACCGCGAAGCTCACCCCGGGCACCTCGGCCCGTAGCCGCCGGGCCACCTCGGCCAGCAGCTCCGGGGCGAGCGGGTCGGCACGCAGCACCTCGTCCGCCACCGGGTCGTAGACCACCGCGCCGTTGGCGCAGATCGCCGGCAGCGGCGCGGCGAGCTGGTCGTACACGAGTTGGAGCCAGCGGATCGGACGGCCGGTGACCAGCACGACCGGCGTGCCCGCGGCGACGATCCGGGCCAGCACCGCCGACGTGCGCGGGCTGAGCGTCCGGTCGTCGCGCAGCAGCGTGCCGTCGATGTCGGTCGCGACGAGTCGGGGTGGATCTCCCATCACCGGGAGAGTAGTCGGTCCAGGTAGACCGCGACGCCGTCGTCGTCGTTGCGCAGGGTGATCTCGTCGGCCGCGGCGCGCACGTCGGGGTGCGCGTTCGCCACCGCCACCCGGGCCCAGCCAGCCCAGCCGAACATCGGCAGGTCGTTGGGCTGGTCGCCGAAGACCAGCACGTCGGCGGGGTCCACCCCGAGCTGGTCGGCGATCACGCTCAGCCCGGTGGCCTTGTCCACGCCCGGTGGGCAGATCTCGACGAAGCCCAGCCCGGCCTGGGTGAGCGTGGCCACCTCCGGCGGGACGATCCGGCGGGCCGCCGCCAGCAGGTCGTCGACGTGGTGGTCGGCGGTCCGGGCGAACGCCTTGATCACGTCGCAGGAGAGGCACTCGGCGCGGCTGCGCGCCTCGAACCGGTCCGGGTAGGGCCAGCTCGGGTGGTAGTCGCCCCAGAGCGGCGCGTCGTGCTCGTCGGACGCCTCGACCATCACGGTCAGCGGCCCGACGGCGGCCTCCAGGTCGGTCAGGAGCTGGGCCAGCACCTCACCGCGCAGGCGCTCGTCCCGCAGCACCAGCGGCCCGGCCGGGTCGCTCTGGTCGACCACCCGGCCACCGCCGGCCATCACCAGGAAGTCGGCGGCGCGGATGTCGTTGCGGGTGAGCTCGGTCAGACGCGGTCCGCGTCCGGTCGCGCCGACCACCGGGATCCCGGCGGCGCGCACCCGGTCCAGCACCCCGTGGGTGTACGCGGAGACGGTGTCGTCGCTGCGGACGAGCGTGCCGTCGAGGTCGGTGGCGATCAGCTTGGGCAGGCCCGGGCGGGTCATGGTTCCTCCTTCGCCCGCCGCCGTCACGTCGGCCGCCAGGTCCTCGGTGCCGCGACCCTCGAACGGCGGGCAGCAACCGTATCTCGCGAAAGGGGCGGCAACCACGGCTTTCCGGCGAATCGGCCGCGAATCCCCGGCGGCCGGTAGGTGGCCGCCCGGCGGGAGCCCGAGCGGTCAGCGGGAGCGTTCGGGGCCGGCGAACGGCACCGTCGGTTCCACGGTCAGGTCGGCCGGCGCCGGGGGCGCCTCGTCGTCGGCGGACCGGCGCCGCCGGCGGGCCGGTGTTCCCGGCGGCTCGTCGGACGGCTCCGCTCCGACCTCCACCGGATCGGTCCCCCGGTCGCCGGTCCGGCCGGTCAGGTGCAGCGCGACCGCCAGCAGTGCGACGGCGAGGAACGCGGTGACCAGGCCACGCCCGTGCTGCACCTGGAGGCTCTGCTCGGTCGAAAAGAAGACGATGCGCCGGGCGAGCTGCTGGAGGGAGGCGGCGGCCGCGACCAGCACGCCGAGCAGGGGCGCCGCCAGACCCAGCCCGGCGATCCGGGCGTGCCGCCGCACCGCCGGGGCGCCGCGCAGCGCCAGCGCCACCGCGACCGACAGCCCGAGCAGACCCACCAGGTACGCCACCCCGAAGCCGCCGATCTCGGCGACCCCGCTGGGCAGGCGGAGGGTGTCGTCCCCGTCCTGGTCGTCGTTCGGCAGCGTGATGACCAGCCACTCGCCGATCAGCGAGGCGAGCGCGGCGACCGCGCCGAGCCCGACGAGCACCGGCGGCAGGCGGTGGTCGCGGCCCAGGCCGGCCAACGACCGGCCGACCCGGCCGGGCGGCGCCTCGTCGGCGTCACCCCACTCCACGACGGTGGTGCCGTCGTGCCGGTCGTCCTGCCTGGGGATGGGGAGATCCTGCGACATCGGCCACCCTTCCCGTACGCGGGCCTGCGTCGAATCATGGCACAGCTGACACCCGGGCACCCGGACCGCGAGCCGCCGGACCGGTGCGGGGCGGCCCGCTTTCGGTTAGCGTCGGTGCCATGCCTATCCGTACCGCTTCCGCTCGTTGGCAGGGCAACCTGACCGAGGGGTCGGGCACCGTCCGCACCGGCAAGGGCGGCCTGTCCGGCAACTACTCCTTCAAGTCCCGCTTCGAGGAGGGCGAGGGCACCAACCCCGAGGAGCTGATCGGCGCCGCGCACGCCGGCTGCTTCTCGATGGCCCTCTCCAAGCAGCTCGCCGACGCGGGCGCCACCGACACGTCGGTGGAGACGACCGCCAAGGTGCACTTCGACAAGACCGACGCGGGCATGACCGTGACCCGCATCGACCTGGAGACCGTCGGCCAGGTCCCCGGCCTCGACGAGGCGGAGTTCACCAAGCTGGCCGAGGCGGCCAAGGAGAACTGCCCGATCTCCCGGCTGCTCTCCCCGGGCGCGCAGATCACGCTGAACGCCCGTCTGGCCTGACACCACGTACGGGACGGCGGGGGTGTCCTCCGGGGCGCCCCCGTCGCACCGCGTGCCGACCGCGAGGGAGTGACCGGGCCGCGTGGCCGTGGAGATGAGCCGGGACCGGTTCGAGGAACTGGTCGGCGAGGCGCTCGACGAGGTGCCCGAGGAGCTGCTCGGGCTGATGAGCAACGTGGTCATCCTGGTCGAGGACGATCCACCCCCGGGCGAGGACCTGCTCGGTCTCTACGAGGGGCACGCGCTCACCGAGCGCGGCTGGGACTACTCCGGCGTGCTGCCCGACCGCATCCTGATCTACCGCAACCCGATCCTGGCGATCTGCGACACCGACGAGGACGTGGTCGACGAGGTCGCGGTGACGGTGGTGCACGAGATCGCCCACCACTTCGGCATCGACGACGAGCGCCTGCACGCCCTCGGCTGGGGCTGACCGGTCCCCGGCGCGTCCCCGCTCGGCTGATCCCGTCGGTTGCGCCGGTCCCCTAACCTCCGGATCAGGCACATCCCGATGCAGGAGGAAACCCCATGCGCAGCGCGCTGTTCTCCGCGGAGAACCTCGAGAAGGAGTCCCAGCAGCCGGGCATGCGGCTGCAGAACTCCAAGATGCTGAAGATCGAGCTGAACGGCGAGGCGATGGCCCGCGTCGGGTCGATGGTCGCGTACCAGGGCCAGGTGCAGTTCCAGGCGCTCGGCTCGGGCGGCATCGGCAAGTTCATCAAGCAGCGGCTGACCGGTGAGGGCGTCCCGCTGATGAAGCTCACCGGACGCGGCGACGTGTTCCTGGCCGAGCTGGCCAAGGACGTGCACATCATCGACCTGGAGCCCGGCGACGCGCTGTCCATCAACGGCTCCAGCGTGCTCGCCTTCGACTCCAGCCTCCAGTACGACATCAAGATGGTCGGCGGCGCCGGGATGGCGTCCTCGTCGGGCCTGTTCAACTGCGTCTTCACCGGGCACGGCCGGATCGCGATCACCACCAAGGGCACCCCGGTGGTGCTCAACGTGGACGCGCCGACGTACGTCGACCCGCAGGCGGCGGTCTGCTGGTCGGCCAACCTCCAGACCGGCTACCACCGGGCCGAGCAGCTCGGCCTCGGCACGCTGCTCGGGCGCAGCACCGGCGAGGCGTTCACGATGAGCTTCGCCGGGCAGGGCTTCGTGGTGGTGCAGCCGTCGGAGGAGCCGCCGGTGGCCGGCAGCGGCGCCCAGCAGCAGCAGGGTGGCCTGCTCGGCGGCCTGCTCCAGTGACCGGCCGCGCCGGGTGCGCCCTGGGGGAGCACCCGGCGCGGTCTCAGTTCAGCTCGCCGGCGCGCAGCCGGGCCAGCCAGGCCGCCGCGTCGGCGTAGTCGGCGTCGGAGAGGCCGGCCGGCGCGGGCGTCGGCCGGTCGGCCGCCGCCGTGCCCCAGCGGTGCCGGGGGTACGACCCGAGGAAGCGCACGTCGGCGCAGACCCGGCGGAGCCCGCGGAGCGCCTCGCCGAGGCGTACGTCGGCGACGTGCCCGGCGCAGTCGAGGAAGAACACGTAGCGGCCGAGCGCCTCGCCCGTCGGGCGGGACTCGATCCGGGTCAGGTTGACCCCGCGCACGGCCAGCTCCATGAGCACCCCGAGCAGCGCGCCCACCCGGTCGTGCGCGATGTAGACCGCCAGCGAGGTGAGGTCGTCGCCGGTGGGCGGTGGGGGCGGCCCGGGGCGGGAGACCAGCGCGAACCGGGTCACCGCGTCCGGATGGTCGGCGATCTTGTCGGCGAGGACGGTGAGCCGGTGCCGGGCGGCGCCGATGGGGGCGCAGATCGCGGCGTCGTACTCGCCGCTCGCCGCGCCGGCCGCGGCGGCGCCGTTGGAGAGCACGTCGACCACGGTGGCGTCGGGCAGGTGGTCGCGGAGCCAGCCCCGGCACTGGGTGGACGCCTGCGGGTGGGCCGCCACGCTGCGCACGTCGGCCGGGGTGACGCCGGGTCGGCCGGCGAGGACGAACTCCACCGGCAGGACCACCTCGCGGGTGATCACCAGGGGGTCCCCCTCGGCCAGCTCGTCGAGCGTGACGCCGACCGCTCCGCCGATCGAGTTCTCCAGCGGCACGAGGGCGGCGTCCGCCTCCCCGGCCCGTACGGCGTCCAGCGCCTCGCCGACGCTGCGGGCCGGCGTCCGGTCCCCCCGCTCGGCGGCGGGCACGGTGCGCAACGCCTGCTCGGCGAAGGTGCCCTCGGGGCCCAGGTAGACGAAGCGGGTCGGCGGTGTTCCCGGCATGGCGACCAGCCTACGCACCCGGGGCACCGTCGCAGGCCAGGGTGCGGATGCCGGGGGGACCGGCGGCGCGCACCTCGACGCCGCACACGTCGGTCCCGGCGGTGACCAGGGTGGGTGCGCCGGTCGGGCCGCGCGTGACCACCTGGAGTTCCTCGTGCCCGGTGACCGCCAGGACGGTGTAGTGCCAGCCCTCGGCGCAGAGCGGTCCGGTGCGGACGGTGACCTTCACGTCCCGGGGCAGCACCCCGGCGGAACCGCGCAGCAGCGCCACGATCCGGTCGCCGGACGGCTTGCCCCGGCAGGGTGTGGCAGCCGGATCGGGGGTCCGGGTGGTGGGCGGCGGCGCGGCCGGGGTGACCGGTGGGGTCGGCGGCGCGCTCGGGGTGGGCGTGGCGGACGCCGAGGCGCGGGGGCCGGCGGTGGCGGCGGGCTCACGCAGCTCGGGCGGGGTGCCGCACGCGGTGAGCGCGAGCAGGGCGAGCAGTGTCACCGGGGCGGACCGGCGGCGGGGTGCGGTGCGGGGCACTGTGCAGTCCTCGGCATCGAGGGGCGTCGACGCGGCCCGAGGGCCGAGCCCATCGTAGGAGGATCATCCGCCGGGGTGAAGCCCGGTGGTCAGACCACCGAGAAGAACGTGAGTGAGCCGGCCACCGAGGCGCCGGTCAGCACCGGTGTGGAGATCGCGTCGACCGTGGTGCCGGCGTCGGAGCCGGGCCTGCGGACCCGGAGCAGCCCGCGGGCGAGGCGGCCGGAGTGCAGCGCGAGCAGCGGCGGGATCTTGTCGGTCTCCTGCTCGGTGAGCTCGCTCGGGCTGGCGGTGAAGTCGACCAGGCGCAGGCCGCCCTCCAGCAGCGGCAGGCCGATCACGTCCTCCGGGGCGCCCAGGCAGAGCAGGTCGCAGCCGGACGAGGAGATCGCCACCACGCAGGTGTCGGCGTCGATCAGCAGGCACGGCTCGGCGGCCCGGGAGACGGTGCCGGACCACTGCCCGACGTTGTCGGACTCCTGCTCGGCCGGTGCCTCCCCGAACACTTCCGAGAGTGAGAGCTCGACGTGGGCCACCGCGCCTCCTATGTACACCGACGGTCTGTCCACGCTAGCCGGTCGGCACGGCGGCCTTCCGGCCGCGCTGCGCTTCCGGTCGCCGGTGCCACCCGTGGGTCGGACGGCTCGGGGACCGGGGGACAGGCGTCGGTGCGACGGGAACCCCGGGGCCGGGCGGCCGGCGACGACGCGGACCGACGGAACCGGTCGGGGCGGAGCCGTGGACCGCGTGGCGTCGTCGGAGACGTTACCGGCGGGCGGCCCGCTTGTCAGCGGCCGTTCGGCCCTCGTCATACCACCGGTAGTCGGCTGATGGACGGTACGTGCCGTTGAGCCACGTCGACGGTGCCTGGGCGACCCGGGACAGCTTCTCGGCGGTGGCCG
Coding sequences within it:
- a CDS encoding bacterial proteasome activator family protein gives rise to the protein MGAMTEAHSAGHDDEQGNDGIPGTVVVVGPDGRPVGTVQTDEGKGEDPTRLVEQPAKVMRIGSMIKQLLEEVKAAPLDDASRHRMREIHERSIVELKEGLAPELREELERISLPFTEQQAPSESELRIAHAQLVGWLEGLFHGIQAALVAQQMAARVQLEQMRSGRQALPSGPGGMIPGMPGMPGTNEGHAPGQYL
- a CDS encoding HAD family hydrolase; the protein is MGDPPRLVATDIDGTLLRDDRTLSPRTSAVLARIVAAGTPVVLVTGRPIRWLQLVYDQLAAPLPAICANGAVVYDPVADEVLRADPLAPELLAEVARRLRAEVPGVSFAVEIVDSRQMRHEAHYPLRWDADAEAIRAIESPEELLAAPAVKLLVRAGEQDPDLFVRVVAGALEGLAEATHSSYSGLIEISAAGVTKAAGLAWYAARLGIDERDVLAFGDMPNDVPMLTWAGRAVAVANAHPAVLEIAHEVTGANTDDGVAAYLEEVFGVD
- a CDS encoding HAD family hydrolase — its product is MTRPGLPKLIATDLDGTLVRSDDTVSAYTHGVLDRVRAAGIPVVGATGRGPRLTELTRNDIRAADFLVMAGGGRVVDQSDPAGPLVLRDERLRGEVLAQLLTDLEAAVGPLTVMVEASDEHDAPLWGDYHPSWPYPDRFEARSRAECLSCDVIKAFARTADHHVDDLLAAARRIVPPEVATLTQAGLGFVEICPPGVDKATGLSVIADQLGVDPADVLVFGDQPNDLPMFGWAGWARVAVANAHPDVRAAADEITLRNDDDGVAVYLDRLLSR
- a CDS encoding OsmC family protein, which translates into the protein MPIRTASARWQGNLTEGSGTVRTGKGGLSGNYSFKSRFEEGEGTNPEELIGAAHAGCFSMALSKQLADAGATDTSVETTAKVHFDKTDAGMTVTRIDLETVGQVPGLDEAEFTKLAEAAKENCPISRLLSPGAQITLNARLA
- a CDS encoding metallopeptidase family protein, whose product is MEMSRDRFEELVGEALDEVPEELLGLMSNVVILVEDDPPPGEDLLGLYEGHALTERGWDYSGVLPDRILIYRNPILAICDTDEDVVDEVAVTVVHEIAHHFGIDDERLHALGWG
- a CDS encoding AIM24 family protein, yielding MRSALFSAENLEKESQQPGMRLQNSKMLKIELNGEAMARVGSMVAYQGQVQFQALGSGGIGKFIKQRLTGEGVPLMKLTGRGDVFLAELAKDVHIIDLEPGDALSINGSSVLAFDSSLQYDIKMVGGAGMASSSGLFNCVFTGHGRIAITTKGTPVVLNVDAPTYVDPQAAVCWSANLQTGYHRAEQLGLGTLLGRSTGEAFTMSFAGQGFVVVQPSEEPPVAGSGAQQQQGGLLGGLLQ
- the pheA gene encoding prephenate dehydratase, with translation MPGTPPTRFVYLGPEGTFAEQALRTVPAAERGDRTPARSVGEALDAVRAGEADAALVPLENSIGGAVGVTLDELAEGDPLVITREVVLPVEFVLAGRPGVTPADVRSVAAHPQASTQCRGWLRDHLPDATVVDVLSNGAAAAGAASGEYDAAICAPIGAARHRLTVLADKIADHPDAVTRFALVSRPGPPPPPTGDDLTSLAVYIAHDRVGALLGVLMELAVRGVNLTRIESRPTGEALGRYVFFLDCAGHVADVRLGEALRGLRRVCADVRFLGSYPRHRWGTAAADRPTPAPAGLSDADYADAAAWLARLRAGELN